Part of the Woronichinia naegeliana WA131 genome, AAGCGATATAGCCCACTCCCCCTCCTAGAAAAATACGAGTGCCAATGCCAATTACCTCTAGTTCTGGATCATTGAAAAGGGGAGAAATGGCCCCAGGATTACAATAAACAGCATTCGCTAGACGGGGCAGCAAAGGGCCAAGATAGGTGAATAAAGGGCGATCACCGCCATTAACCCCGACAATAAAATTTTGATAGAGATTACGGGGATTGTAGAGATAAAACTGATTAATACTTTTACTGGTAATCAGGGTTTCTAAGGAGGAGCGGGGATAACAATCCGTACCTTGGCCGATCGCCCGCAAAGAGACAGCTTTACCCGCAATTAAATCCTCAATCACATGGCCTCCCCCCCGTTCTGAAGCGGCCGGATGATTACGCAACTCTCCCTCTAGACTATCTCCACTGCTCTGATAGTCACTCATGGCCGTTGCCCCAATATATAAGTCCACAGCCCCAAAGCCAGCATAGGCAGGAACCCCATCTAGCCAACATTGACGAATCTTGATGGGGGGATCGGTATGACCTAAATTAATGATCGCCCCAGAGGATTCCATCGACTCAAAGGTTCCTGTACAAACCACATCCACCTGTTTAGCAACTTTCTCAATCCCTAATTCCAAGACTTTAGCCTTGACCTCATCCACTGTCCAGACCACTGCTTTTTTTTGGCTAATTTTTTCGTTAATTTCGGCAACTGTTCGCATCATAAAATAGGAAAATTAGGAAAATAGGCAGACTTAATGATCAGCATGGGGAGACGAATATCGCCATTGATCGAGAATATCTTTAATGAAAATTTCCTTAAGTAACACTTGGCTAACTACGCTGAGAGGAACGGCTAGAAATAGCCCCAAAAAACCAAATAAACTGGCAAAAAAGACTTGAGCTAAAAGAATCATGCCAGGTAACAATGGTAAGGGTTTGGGAATCACTTTGGGGGTGATCCAATGGCTTTCTAACTGGTGAATAATTGTATAAATAATTAAAATAATAACGGCCTTCCAAGGATGATCTAAAAGGGCGATCGCCATTGCGGGAATCAGACTAATCAGTGGCCCAATATAGGGGATAAAGGTAAACAATCCAGCGATTAAAGCCAAGGCCAAAGCGAGGGGGACTTGCAGTAAAAATAAACTAACAAAGCTCAGGGCAGTGACAACGCCCATATTCACCAGCAGGGCAATTAACCAATCTTCCAGGGAAGCTTCACACAAACTTAGAATTTGATCGAGACGGTGACGATAAAAGGCTGGAAAGAGACGAACAAATCCTCGGCGGTAAGGTTGAGGATTCACTAATAACATCAAACTCAAAACTAATAATAATAATAAACTCA contains:
- a CDS encoding homocysteine biosynthesis protein, with the translated sequence MRTVAEINEKISQKKAVVWTVDEVKAKVLELGIEKVAKQVDVVCTGTFESMESSGAIINLGHTDPPIKIRQCWLDGVPAYAGFGAVDLYIGATAMSDYQSSGDSLEGELRNHPAASERGGGHVIEDLIAGKAVSLRAIGQGTDCYPRSSLETLITSKSINQFYLYNPRNLYQNFIVGVNGGDRPLFTYLGPLLPRLANAVYCNPGAISPLFNDPELEVIGIGTRIFLGGGVGYIAWEGTQYFPLQKRLPNHTPIGPAATLALIGDAKQMNARWVRGCYFKNYGTSLMLGVGVPLPVLSEKVIERCAVLDQDIVAPVVDFSIPRRVRPTFGLVSYAQLKTGRMTIEGKSVRVAPLGSIARSRQVAIELQTWIKNGQFLLAEGVVPLARDRTFIPQDLLGSQRLSE
- a CDS encoding AI-2E family transporter — translated: MTFAQGVGFLTLLLALTTLWRIRQLLLLLFAAIIVANALNHFVIRLQRQRLPRGGAIAVAVTSLLGSLGLFIWLIIPPFLSQLRELVTLAPQGINQVIEQLKEIAAQTDPELIHALPNWQQLGQQLQPLLNQIAGQGLNIFYSTLGLPLSLLLLLVLSLMLLVNPQPYRRGFVRLFPAFYRHRLDQILSLCEASLEDWLIALLVNMGVVTALSFVSLFLLQVPLALALALIAGLFTFIPYIGPLISLIPAMAIALLDHPWKAVIILIIYTIIHQLESHWITPKVIPKPLPLLPGMILLAQVFFASLFGFLGLFLAVPLSVVSQVLLKEIFIKDILDQWRYSSPHADH